One part of the Actinomyces howellii genome encodes these proteins:
- a CDS encoding type II toxin-antitoxin system HipA family toxin — MNEVVYAVLLHGEHVGSLQHRGRFTKLVFDADYWDRPHRMVLGRWFEDHPREQPHATNRVPAWFSNLLPEGRLRALIAREQEVSEHREMELLERIGRDLPGAVSVVPDPDQRVEAGFDDALASPERDPASARGPRRASLAGMALKFSMSRQGDRLVVPAHDEDGDWILKTPDQSYPGLPANELAVMSLARRVGIDVPEASLWDRDSVDDLGPGAWPSRETDAYAVRRFDRSPAGRVHIEDFAQVLGRVGAEDGKYRSNVETVLGLAYRGQDHDSLQEAVRRTVFNLLVGNGDAHLKNWSLIYPDGRRARLSPAYDLVCTAAYPELPELLGLPFLGSQRLDEVGREHFERVEHHLGVGREDVRDVLDETVESFRSVWEDHDAPDRVRRWVDAHLESTTARLTRPAAAP, encoded by the coding sequence ATGAACGAAGTGGTCTACGCGGTGCTTCTCCACGGCGAGCACGTGGGATCCCTCCAGCACCGAGGGCGCTTCACGAAGCTTGTCTTCGACGCCGACTACTGGGACCGCCCCCACCGGATGGTCCTGGGGCGGTGGTTCGAGGACCACCCGCGCGAGCAGCCGCACGCGACGAACCGGGTTCCGGCCTGGTTCTCCAACCTCCTGCCCGAGGGGAGGCTGCGTGCCCTCATCGCTCGGGAGCAGGAGGTGTCGGAGCACCGCGAGATGGAACTGCTTGAGCGGATCGGCCGCGACCTGCCGGGGGCGGTGTCCGTCGTCCCGGACCCTGACCAGAGGGTCGAGGCCGGATTCGACGACGCGCTTGCCTCCCCGGAGCGGGATCCCGCATCCGCCCGGGGCCCGCGCCGGGCCTCCCTGGCAGGGATGGCACTCAAGTTCTCCATGAGCCGTCAGGGAGATCGCCTCGTCGTCCCCGCCCACGACGAGGACGGGGACTGGATCCTCAAGACGCCGGACCAGTCCTACCCTGGTCTGCCCGCCAATGAGCTCGCCGTCATGAGCCTGGCCCGCCGGGTCGGAATCGACGTGCCCGAGGCCAGCCTGTGGGACCGTGACAGCGTCGATGACCTCGGTCCCGGCGCCTGGCCCTCCCGGGAGACGGATGCCTACGCCGTGCGCCGCTTCGACCGCTCACCGGCCGGACGCGTCCACATCGAGGACTTCGCGCAGGTCCTCGGGCGCGTCGGTGCTGAGGATGGCAAGTACCGGTCCAATGTCGAGACGGTCCTCGGCCTGGCCTACCGCGGACAGGACCACGACTCACTCCAGGAGGCAGTGCGCAGGACCGTCTTCAACCTGCTCGTCGGCAACGGCGACGCCCACCTGAAGAACTGGTCCCTCATCTACCCCGACGGCCGCCGTGCCCGGCTCTCACCCGCCTACGACCTCGTGTGCACCGCCGCCTACCCCGAGTTGCCTGAGCTGCTCGGCCTGCCGTTCCTCGGCTCTCAGCGCCTCGATGAGGTGGGACGCGAGCACTTCGAGCGGGTTGAGCACCATCTGGGTGTCGGGCGCGAGGACGTGCGTGACGTCCTCGATGAGACAGTCGAGAGCTTCCGGTCGGTGTGGGAGGACCATGACGCCCCCGACCGGGTGCGCCGGTGGGTCGATGCGCACCTCGAGTCCACCACGGCCCGCCTGACCCGACCCGCGGCGGCACCCTGA
- a CDS encoding glycoside hydrolase family 13 protein has translation MTATTQPSTGGTPTSDLCDAPSARPRPWWADAVVYQIYPRSFADADGNGIGDLAGILSRVPYLRALGVDAVWLSPFYPSALADGGYDVDDFRAVAPQIGTIEEFDELVAALHDAGIRVMVDIVPNHSSNRHAWFRAAVAGGPDAPERSLYHVRPGAGEHGELPPNDWRSIFGGSAWERIDDRDADGAPLTGPGTSRPYQWYLHVFAPEQPDLNWDHAQVREDLLTTLRFWCDHGVDGFRVDVALGMAKDLSEPYRPFSEIPWWPLPEDGSHPLMDRDEVHEIYAAWREVLDSYDPPRFAVAEAGVAPSRRPAYAASVGQAFNFQMQDADFTSRSYAWAIEAGLADEAECGSTTWVLGCHDASRVASRYGFDLSEDRPDQDGPQGQDAAYDPGGQGVPAGVQLRMARQWILSDGAAPHNDAALGERRARAAALVVMALPGGLYVYQGDELGLPEVPDIPEDRLADPIARRNRGVDKGRDGCRVPLPWARQGSSFGFGPEGAEPPYLPQPAGWGAHSVETQEAEPGSTLLLYREGLRLRRELWGAANREPLRWVRRDEEVLAFARGDLQCWTAFGNDVELPAGEVLLASAEPLRHLDPSGRQVVVLPRDATAWLRPTV, from the coding sequence GTGACCGCAACGACGCAGCCCAGCACCGGTGGCACCCCCACCTCCGACCTCTGTGACGCACCGTCGGCCCGTCCCCGGCCGTGGTGGGCCGACGCCGTCGTCTACCAGATCTACCCCCGCTCCTTCGCCGACGCCGACGGCAACGGGATCGGCGACCTGGCGGGCATCCTGAGCCGAGTGCCCTACCTGCGCGCACTGGGCGTCGACGCCGTGTGGCTCTCACCCTTCTACCCCTCAGCCCTGGCCGACGGCGGCTACGACGTCGACGACTTCCGCGCCGTCGCCCCGCAGATCGGGACCATCGAGGAGTTCGACGAGCTCGTCGCCGCGCTCCACGACGCGGGCATCCGGGTCATGGTCGACATCGTCCCCAACCACTCCTCCAACCGCCACGCCTGGTTCCGCGCCGCCGTGGCCGGCGGTCCGGATGCCCCGGAGCGGAGCCTCTACCACGTGCGGCCCGGCGCCGGGGAGCACGGCGAGCTCCCCCCCAACGACTGGCGATCCATCTTCGGGGGCAGCGCCTGGGAGCGCATCGATGACCGTGACGCCGACGGCGCCCCCCTGACCGGACCCGGTACCTCCCGGCCCTACCAGTGGTACCTCCACGTCTTCGCCCCCGAGCAGCCCGACCTCAACTGGGACCACGCCCAGGTGCGCGAGGACCTGCTCACGACCCTGCGCTTCTGGTGCGACCACGGCGTCGACGGCTTCCGTGTCGACGTCGCCCTGGGCATGGCCAAGGACCTGTCCGAGCCCTACCGCCCCTTCTCCGAGATCCCCTGGTGGCCGCTGCCCGAGGACGGGTCCCACCCGCTCATGGACCGCGACGAGGTCCACGAGATCTACGCCGCCTGGCGGGAGGTCCTCGACTCCTACGACCCGCCGCGCTTCGCCGTGGCCGAGGCCGGGGTCGCCCCCTCACGCCGACCCGCCTACGCGGCCAGCGTCGGCCAGGCCTTCAACTTCCAGATGCAGGACGCCGACTTCACGAGCCGGTCCTACGCCTGGGCCATCGAGGCGGGCCTGGCCGACGAGGCCGAGTGCGGCTCGACGACCTGGGTGCTGGGCTGCCACGACGCCTCCCGGGTGGCCTCACGCTACGGCTTCGACCTCTCCGAGGACCGCCCCGACCAGGACGGGCCGCAGGGACAGGACGCCGCCTACGACCCGGGCGGCCAGGGCGTCCCCGCGGGGGTCCAGCTGCGCATGGCCCGCCAGTGGATCCTGTCCGACGGAGCCGCGCCCCACAACGACGCCGCCCTCGGCGAGCGCCGGGCGCGGGCCGCCGCGCTGGTCGTCATGGCGCTGCCCGGCGGCCTCTACGTCTACCAGGGCGACGAGCTGGGCCTGCCCGAGGTCCCCGACATCCCCGAGGACCGGCTCGCAGACCCCATCGCCCGGCGCAACCGGGGAGTCGACAAGGGGCGCGACGGCTGCCGTGTCCCCCTGCCCTGGGCGAGGCAGGGATCGTCCTTCGGCTTCGGCCCCGAGGGCGCCGAGCCGCCCTACCTGCCCCAGCCCGCCGGGTGGGGTGCGCACAGCGTCGAGACGCAGGAGGCGGAGCCCGGCTCGACCCTGCTCCTGTACCGCGAGGGCCTGCGGCTGCGTCGCGAGCTGTGGGGGGCGGCCAACCGCGAGCCCCTGCGCTGGGTGCGGCGGGACGAGGAGGTCCTGGCCTTCGCCCGCGGGGACCTCCAGTGCTGGACGGCCTTCGGTAACGACGTCGAGCTGCCCGCCGGCGAGGTGCTCCTGGCCAGTGCCGAGCCCCTGCGGCACCTCGACCCCAGCGGCCGGCAGGTCGTGGTCCTGCCCCGGGACGCCACCGCCTGGCTGCGGCCCACCGTCTGA
- a CDS encoding alpha-amylase family protein, with protein sequence MSAPKHAAAGPALPASAPTWSAFAAEVPAEVRDAVDDVLDASGIDAVSREILTSRIERWYPDLIDGLITLYGEPLATTTATSLLVEAAGAYLERDPELRSLDLARTLDPLWIQSPGRIGYAGYTERFAGDLRGVEERIPYLRELGVTYLHLMPLLTPRPGDSDGGYAVADYRSVHPDLGDMDDLAHLTGELRKEGMSLVVDLVLNHVAAEHEWARRARAGEQRYRDYFFIFPDRTEPDEYERTLPEIFPDFAPGNFTWDEEAGGWVWTTFNSFQWDLNWRNPQVLEEYVSIVLNLANKGVEVLRLDAIAFTIKRKGTDCQGQPEVNAITEVLRAVTRIASPAVVLKAEAIVAPTELLQYLGQGRYTGKVSDLAYHNSLMVQIWSMLATRTVTLAVHALSNLPVEPASGTWITYIRCHDDIGWAIDDADAGAVGLNGYWHRLFLSDWYRGVYPASDARGLVFQYNPVTNDRRIAGTAASLIGIESAAEAVEGIDERTPAWREEELRTWLEERFNALRLANAIIYGWGGVPVIWSGDELGQFNDPNWDTEPGHEADSRWAGRPVLDEARVANRHDRSTVEGRVFTDLAHLGRVRAGLPQLSAEVRTEVAPVDDDGVLVTFRDHPRGSFVGVYNVTPDWRSVPAWLLAEYGVLGAVDVLTDTVPAGSTTLEGAGDGRVPVPPYAAWWLVRATD encoded by the coding sequence GTGCGCGACGCCGTCGACGACGTCCTGGACGCATCCGGCATCGACGCCGTCAGCCGGGAGATCCTCACCTCCCGCATCGAGCGCTGGTACCCCGACCTCATCGACGGGCTCATCACCCTCTACGGCGAGCCGCTCGCCACGACGACCGCCACCTCCTTGCTCGTCGAGGCCGCCGGCGCCTACCTCGAGCGGGATCCCGAGCTACGCAGCCTCGACCTGGCCCGCACCCTGGACCCCCTGTGGATCCAGTCCCCGGGACGGATCGGGTACGCCGGCTACACCGAGCGCTTCGCCGGGGACCTGCGCGGGGTGGAGGAGCGCATCCCCTACCTGCGCGAGCTCGGGGTCACCTACCTCCACCTCATGCCGCTGCTCACCCCGCGGCCCGGGGACTCCGACGGCGGCTACGCGGTGGCCGACTACCGCTCCGTGCATCCCGACCTGGGTGACATGGACGACCTCGCGCACCTGACCGGTGAGCTGCGCAAGGAGGGGATGAGCCTCGTCGTCGACCTCGTTCTCAACCACGTGGCCGCCGAGCACGAGTGGGCCCGGCGGGCCCGTGCCGGCGAGCAGCGCTACCGGGACTACTTCTTCATCTTCCCCGACCGCACCGAGCCCGACGAGTACGAGCGCACGCTGCCCGAGATCTTCCCCGACTTCGCCCCGGGGAACTTCACCTGGGACGAGGAGGCCGGCGGCTGGGTGTGGACGACCTTCAACTCCTTCCAGTGGGACCTCAACTGGCGCAACCCGCAGGTGCTCGAGGAGTACGTCTCCATCGTCCTCAACCTCGCCAACAAGGGTGTCGAGGTGCTGCGCCTGGACGCGATCGCCTTCACGATCAAGCGCAAGGGGACCGACTGCCAGGGTCAGCCCGAGGTCAACGCCATCACCGAGGTGCTGCGAGCCGTCACGCGTATCGCCAGCCCCGCCGTCGTCCTCAAGGCCGAGGCGATCGTGGCACCCACCGAGCTTCTCCAGTACCTGGGTCAGGGCCGTTACACCGGCAAGGTCTCCGACCTGGCCTACCACAACTCCCTCATGGTCCAGATCTGGTCGATGCTGGCCACGCGCACCGTGACCCTGGCCGTGCACGCGCTGAGCAACCTGCCGGTCGAGCCCGCCAGCGGCACGTGGATCACCTACATCCGGTGCCATGACGACATCGGCTGGGCCATCGACGACGCCGACGCCGGGGCCGTGGGGCTCAACGGGTACTGGCACCGGCTGTTCCTGTCCGACTGGTACCGCGGGGTCTACCCCGCCTCCGACGCCCGCGGCCTGGTCTTCCAGTACAACCCGGTCACCAACGACCGCCGCATCGCCGGGACCGCCGCCTCCCTGATCGGCATCGAGTCGGCTGCCGAGGCGGTCGAGGGCATCGACGAGCGCACCCCCGCCTGGCGCGAGGAGGAGCTGCGCACGTGGCTGGAGGAGCGCTTCAACGCCCTGCGACTGGCCAATGCAATCATCTACGGCTGGGGAGGGGTGCCGGTCATCTGGAGCGGCGACGAGCTCGGTCAGTTCAACGACCCGAACTGGGACACCGAGCCCGGGCACGAGGCCGACTCCCGGTGGGCCGGACGCCCGGTCCTCGACGAGGCGCGGGTGGCCAACCGCCACGACCGCTCGACGGTTGAGGGCAGGGTCTTCACCGACCTCGCGCACCTGGGGCGGGTCCGGGCCGGGCTGCCGCAGCTGAGCGCGGAGGTGCGCACCGAGGTCGCCCCGGTCGACGACGACGGCGTGCTCGTCACCTTCCGCGACCACCCGCGCGGCAGCTTCGTCGGGGTGTACAACGTGACACCGGACTGGAGGTCGGTGCCCGCCTGGCTCCTGGCCGAGTACGGAGTCCTCGGCGCCGTCGACGTCCTGACCGACACGGTCCCGGCAGGTTCGACGACGCTCGAGGGCGCCGGGGACGGCAGGGTCCCCGTGCCGCCGTACGCCGCCTGGTGGCTCGTGCGCGCCACCGACTGA
- a CDS encoding DUF262 domain-containing protein, whose translation MDGSRALSTPQAYSIAALRTLVRSGRIRIPQFQRSFRWEHRDVISLIDSVLRGYPIGSLLLWQREAEADDLLIGALRLRAEARTDALWVVDGQQRITSLVNVVDPVAGANPPFAVGYSLKDREVVPLRSNSQALVIPLPDLFDFSRALAWLSDNPDASEHAAHIQEVAGRLNTASVPATVMEEADEEVLREVFDRINNRGRLLSSAEIFNAIHTRPAMGLTTSLIAAHIDDATSFGVLADKIIVQAILVRRHPDISREAKEIQAEFSDSWRTVTDFPEETEQEALEGAQSALIKAVRFLQQRCSVPHAALLSFRFQLLISTRFFALFPDPDQRNLELLSRWLWRTSAGADQLRISGSQADLRAMASCLVAGEESDSVQRLLARAKLPDSPRSPDLSVFRATRSDSKLILAAQWNRGPVDVRTGEPITVEQLREHLDGEMTPSAVVADLVPVAELEQGAPIAAAKVFAVVDQREVMAGLPELGDGALSSLLLNRDVVALMQDNRFIEAVEARARMLNSYLEDFIAARTAWDQEDTPPLTDYVVGDPEVGA comes from the coding sequence ATGGATGGGTCCCGGGCTCTGTCGACGCCACAGGCATACAGCATCGCTGCACTGCGCACGCTTGTGCGTTCCGGACGCATCCGCATTCCGCAGTTCCAGCGATCCTTCCGGTGGGAGCACCGTGATGTCATCAGCCTGATCGACTCCGTCCTCAGGGGCTACCCCATCGGCAGCCTCCTGCTGTGGCAGCGCGAGGCCGAGGCTGACGACCTGCTGATCGGCGCGCTGCGGCTGCGGGCTGAGGCTCGCACGGACGCCCTGTGGGTGGTGGACGGCCAGCAGCGCATCACGAGCCTCGTCAACGTCGTCGACCCGGTGGCGGGGGCCAATCCCCCCTTCGCGGTCGGATACTCCCTGAAGGACCGCGAGGTGGTGCCCCTGCGTTCCAACAGCCAGGCGCTGGTCATCCCACTGCCCGACCTCTTCGACTTCTCCCGGGCCCTGGCTTGGCTGAGCGACAACCCCGACGCATCGGAGCACGCCGCCCACATCCAGGAGGTGGCCGGCAGGCTCAATACCGCCTCCGTTCCCGCCACGGTCATGGAGGAAGCCGACGAGGAGGTCCTGCGTGAGGTCTTCGACCGGATCAACAACCGGGGAAGGCTGCTGAGCAGCGCGGAGATCTTCAACGCCATCCACACTCGTCCGGCTATGGGGCTCACGACGTCGCTCATCGCCGCCCACATCGACGACGCCACATCATTCGGGGTCCTGGCGGACAAGATCATCGTGCAGGCGATCCTCGTGCGCCGTCATCCGGACATCTCCCGTGAGGCAAAGGAGATCCAGGCGGAGTTCAGCGACTCGTGGCGGACGGTGACTGATTTCCCGGAGGAGACCGAGCAGGAGGCCCTCGAGGGTGCCCAGTCGGCTCTCATCAAGGCCGTTCGCTTTCTACAGCAGCGCTGCAGCGTGCCACATGCGGCCCTGCTCTCGTTCCGTTTCCAGCTTCTGATTTCTACGCGGTTCTTCGCACTGTTTCCTGATCCGGATCAGCGGAACCTCGAGCTGCTCTCCCGGTGGCTGTGGAGGACGAGTGCGGGGGCGGACCAACTCAGGATCAGCGGCTCGCAGGCAGACCTCCGTGCCATGGCTTCCTGCCTCGTCGCCGGAGAGGAATCGGACTCCGTGCAGCGTCTTCTCGCGCGAGCCAAACTGCCCGACAGCCCGCGCTCCCCGGACCTCTCGGTGTTCCGTGCCACCCGGTCGGACAGCAAGCTCATCCTGGCCGCGCAGTGGAACCGCGGACCCGTGGATGTGAGGACCGGGGAGCCGATCACGGTTGAGCAGCTGCGCGAGCACCTCGATGGAGAGATGACGCCGAGCGCGGTGGTCGCCGACCTCGTCCCCGTGGCCGAGCTCGAGCAGGGAGCCCCCATTGCCGCGGCCAAGGTCTTCGCTGTCGTGGACCAGCGCGAGGTCATGGCGGGATTGCCGGAGCTGGGCGATGGGGCGCTCAGCTCGCTGCTTCTCAACCGAGATGTCGTTGCGCTGATGCAGGACAACAGGTTTATCGAGGCCGTCGAGGCTCGCGCCCGGATGCTGAACAGCTACCTCGAGGACTTCATCGCCGCCAGGACCGCCTGGGACCAGGAGGACACCCCGCCGCTGACCGACTACGTCGTCGGCGATCCCGAGGTCGGAGCATGA
- a CDS encoding L-serine ammonia-lyase, with protein MSVHDHAPSVPGTGGAARKARGSRLTVLPTPEAVPVAADGPDTTLVPTALDSATPAALLAGEFTAARASRPLSVFDIMRVGIGPSSSHTVGPMRAGRSFAAELAGVLDASLRVGSGAHNLREGCTEPVARLTVDLFGSLGATGRGHATDRAVVMGLAGYEPETVPTEVCQGLVEQVRASGVLVVDGVAPVPFNADSDITFLPGRVLPYHPNALTITASCAAGGQILGRTYYSVGGGFVMDDVGEPGTPSIRALSAATTTEVHATPAPFPFSTGAALLAVCEREGLRVSDVVLANEVSARPEEEVRAYLDKLRDTMSSCIAAGLEADGVLPGGLGVRRRARALHERLTAQATGPMRAFAMADPLRGMDWVDLYALAVNEENAAGRRVVTAPTNGAAGIVPAVLAYYEGFIPGADDDGVHRFLLAATAVGALIKTNASIAGAEVGCQGEVGSASSMAAAGLAEALGGTPAQVENAAEIAMEHCLGLTCDPVGGLVQIPCIERNAVAAVKAINAARMALWGQGRHAVSLDTVIETMRQTGEDMLAKYKETSRGGLAVNVVEC; from the coding sequence ATGAGTGTGCACGACCATGCCCCGAGCGTGCCGGGAACCGGTGGCGCCGCCCGGAAGGCCCGGGGCTCACGCCTGACGGTGCTGCCGACCCCAGAGGCGGTGCCGGTCGCCGCCGACGGCCCTGACACGACCCTCGTGCCCACGGCCCTGGACTCCGCCACGCCGGCCGCGCTTCTCGCCGGGGAGTTCACCGCCGCGCGGGCCTCCCGGCCGCTGAGCGTCTTCGACATCATGCGCGTGGGGATCGGTCCATCATCCTCGCACACTGTCGGTCCGATGCGCGCCGGGCGGTCCTTCGCCGCCGAGCTCGCCGGGGTGCTCGACGCCTCCCTGCGCGTGGGCTCGGGTGCGCACAACCTGCGGGAGGGCTGCACCGAGCCGGTGGCGCGGCTGACCGTCGACCTCTTCGGTTCCTTGGGCGCGACCGGCCGGGGTCACGCCACCGACCGCGCCGTCGTCATGGGGCTGGCCGGATACGAGCCCGAGACGGTGCCCACCGAGGTCTGTCAGGGCCTGGTCGAGCAGGTCAGAGCCTCCGGCGTGCTCGTCGTCGACGGGGTGGCCCCCGTGCCCTTCAACGCCGACTCCGACATCACCTTCCTGCCCGGACGCGTCCTGCCCTACCACCCCAACGCCCTGACGATCACCGCCTCCTGCGCAGCCGGAGGGCAGATCCTGGGCCGCACCTACTACTCGGTGGGGGGAGGCTTCGTCATGGACGACGTCGGTGAGCCCGGGACGCCCTCGATCCGGGCGTTGTCGGCGGCCACGACCACCGAGGTGCACGCCACCCCCGCCCCCTTCCCCTTCTCGACCGGCGCGGCGCTGCTCGCGGTGTGCGAGCGCGAGGGGCTGCGGGTCTCCGACGTCGTGCTGGCCAACGAGGTCTCCGCGCGGCCCGAGGAGGAGGTCCGCGCCTACCTCGACAAACTTCGTGACACTATGTCGTCATGTATCGCCGCGGGACTGGAGGCCGACGGCGTCCTGCCCGGTGGCCTCGGTGTCCGGCGCCGTGCCCGGGCCCTCCACGAGCGGCTCACCGCGCAGGCCACGGGACCGATGCGCGCCTTCGCCATGGCCGACCCCCTGCGCGGGATGGACTGGGTAGACCTCTACGCCCTGGCCGTCAACGAGGAGAACGCCGCCGGCCGTCGGGTCGTCACGGCCCCGACCAACGGCGCGGCGGGGATCGTCCCGGCTGTCCTGGCCTACTACGAGGGCTTCATCCCGGGGGCCGACGACGACGGCGTCCACCGCTTCCTCCTGGCCGCCACCGCCGTGGGGGCGCTCATCAAGACCAACGCCTCGATCGCCGGGGCGGAGGTGGGTTGCCAGGGGGAGGTCGGATCGGCCTCGTCGATGGCGGCGGCCGGACTGGCCGAGGCGCTCGGGGGAACTCCCGCCCAGGTGGAGAACGCCGCCGAGATCGCGATGGAGCACTGCCTGGGCCTGACCTGCGACCCGGTGGGCGGCCTCGTGCAGATCCCGTGCATCGAGCGCAACGCGGTCGCCGCGGTCAAGGCCATCAACGCCGCCCGCATGGCGCTGTGGGGCCAGGGGCGCCACGCCGTCAGCCTCGACACGGTCATCGAGACGATGCGACAGACCGGGGAGGACATGCTCGCCAAGTACAAGGAGACCTCGCGCGGGGGGCTGGCCGTCAACGTCGTCGAGTGCTGA
- a CDS encoding carbohydrate-binding domain-containing protein yields the protein MKNPLKGTTARRASGAMAALASIALVAACGSSLSPSADSASGSSTSSTSTSSTASTTSTSGTASTSTDTTSSSEETSATAWTSISSSVAEASTGASAAEVLAANADTSEAVSAATEEDTAGTYDSSSATTITASGDSVEVSGTNADAVSVDGTTVTITGAGTFVLTGTLDDGEVIVNAPDAEVRLVAENVSITNADGPAVDIQDAGTAVLVLAEGSTNTLADGATYADTSEEAATATLFSSDTLTIAGTGSLDVTGSSNDAISSKNGLAIVGDPTITVDAADDGIRGKDYLVVNGGTLTVTAGGDGLKASEDTDETQGFVALGQASVTITAGDDGVAAVTDVTVEDTTLTVTAGGGQVNAVPAEESGPGQQAATEDTSDTTASPKGINAGVSYTQDSGTVVLDTAEEGLQAAFVNIGGGELSVTSGDDGINASNGDFTIEGYESADSESDDGSVLTISGGAVQIDYAASDGIDSNGSAFVTGGQVVVGGSTGSMDGAIDANGETTLVGVTGDPSVSAGDTITVTSADGDSWELTSIISADYMTVLGLTEGTEYTVETTSGGSATGTASALSSGGMGGAMGGGQPPQQG from the coding sequence ATGAAGAACCCGCTCAAGGGCACCACCGCCCGCCGCGCCTCCGGCGCCATGGCCGCCCTGGCCTCGATCGCTCTCGTCGCCGCCTGCGGCTCGTCCCTGTCGCCCTCGGCCGACTCCGCCTCCGGCTCGTCGACCTCATCGACCTCGACGAGCTCGACTGCCTCCACGACCTCCACCTCCGGGACGGCGAGCACGAGCACCGACACGACAAGCTCGTCGGAGGAGACGAGCGCAACCGCATGGACCTCGATCTCCTCCTCGGTCGCCGAGGCCTCCACCGGTGCGAGCGCCGCGGAGGTCCTGGCCGCCAACGCCGACACCTCTGAGGCCGTCTCGGCGGCCACCGAGGAGGACACCGCCGGCACCTACGACTCCTCCTCGGCCACGACCATCACCGCCTCGGGAGACTCGGTCGAGGTCTCGGGCACCAACGCCGACGCCGTGAGCGTCGACGGGACCACCGTGACGATCACCGGGGCGGGCACCTTCGTGCTGACCGGGACCCTCGACGACGGCGAGGTCATCGTCAACGCCCCCGACGCCGAGGTGCGCCTCGTCGCGGAGAACGTGTCGATCACGAACGCCGACGGCCCCGCCGTCGACATCCAGGACGCCGGCACCGCCGTGCTCGTCCTGGCCGAGGGCAGCACGAACACGCTGGCCGACGGCGCCACCTACGCCGACACGAGCGAGGAGGCCGCCACGGCGACGCTCTTCTCCTCCGACACCCTCACCATCGCGGGCACCGGCTCGCTCGACGTCACCGGCAGCTCCAACGACGCGATCTCCTCGAAGAACGGGCTGGCCATCGTCGGCGACCCCACGATCACGGTCGACGCCGCCGACGACGGAATCCGCGGCAAGGACTACCTCGTGGTCAACGGCGGGACCCTGACGGTCACCGCCGGCGGTGACGGCCTCAAGGCCAGCGAGGACACCGACGAGACGCAGGGCTTCGTCGCCCTCGGGCAGGCCTCGGTCACCATCACCGCCGGTGACGACGGTGTGGCGGCCGTCACCGACGTGACCGTTGAGGACACGACCCTGACGGTGACCGCCGGCGGCGGCCAGGTCAACGCCGTCCCCGCCGAGGAGTCGGGCCCCGGCCAGCAGGCCGCGACCGAGGACACCTCGGACACGACCGCCTCCCCCAAGGGGATCAACGCGGGGGTGTCCTACACCCAGGACTCGGGCACGGTGGTGCTCGACACCGCCGAGGAGGGTCTCCAGGCGGCCTTCGTCAACATCGGCGGCGGCGAGCTGTCGGTGACCTCGGGCGACGACGGCATCAACGCCTCCAACGGCGACTTCACCATCGAGGGCTACGAGAGCGCGGACTCCGAGTCCGACGACGGCTCGGTGCTCACGATCTCGGGCGGGGCGGTGCAGATCGACTACGCCGCCTCTGACGGCATCGACTCCAACGGGTCGGCCTTCGTCACCGGGGGCCAGGTGGTCGTCGGCGGCTCGACCGGCTCCATGGACGGCGCCATCGACGCCAACGGCGAGACCACTCTCGTGGGCGTGACCGGTGACCCCTCGGTCTCGGCGGGGGACACGATCACGGTGACGAGCGCCGACGGCGACAGCTGGGAGCTGACGAGCATCATCTCGGCCGACTACATGACGGTCCTCGGCCTGACCGAGGGCACGGAGTACACCGTCGAGACCACCTCCGGCGGGTCGGCCACCGGGACCGCGTCCGCCCTGTCCTCCGGGGGCATGGGTGGCGCCATGGGTGGCGGCCAGCCGCCGCAGCAGGGCTGA